A region of Hoplias malabaricus isolate fHopMal1 chromosome 12, fHopMal1.hap1, whole genome shotgun sequence DNA encodes the following proteins:
- the LOC136710917 gene encoding collagen alpha-3(VI) chain-like has product MTRRDVVFLLDGSDSTRSSFPAMRDFIERMVKRLHVSEGRDHVSVVQFSRDPEAYFYLNTYTTNESVLNTVRGLRHKGGRPLNTGAALQYVRDNVFTASSGSRHLEGVPQLLILLCGGRSFDNVDTPASSLKELGVLTFAVGSRGSDSRELQKITHDPNFALSVTDFADLPNVQEQLFSSISTVVVEATTLSPTLIVGPAAQRGNVVFLLDGSDGTRSGFSAMKDFVVRLVEKLNVAEDKDRVAVIQYSRDAKTMGWVTFLKTGWEEGQRSDSDYIHSF; this is encoded by the exons ATGACCAGAAGAGACGTAGTATTCCTGTTGGATGGTTCCGACAGCACTAGGAGCTCTTTCCCGGCAATGCGTGACTTTATTGAAAGAATGGTGAAGAGACTGCATGTGTCTGAGGGGAGAGACCATGTGTCTGTAGTCCAATTCAGTAGAGATCCGGAGGCCTACTTCTACCTTAACACATATACAACCAACGAGAGCGTTCTCAACACTGTTCGAGGTCTACGGCACAAGGGAGGGAGACCCCTCAATACAGGAGCAGCTCTCCAATATGTGAGGGACAACGTCTTTACTGCCTCTTCTGGAAGCAGGCATCTAGAAGGGGTGCCTCAGTTACTGATTTTGCTGTGTGGTGGAAGGTCATTTGATAACGTTGACACACCAGCCTCTTCCCTGAAGGAGCTTGGAGTCTTGACTTTTGCTGTAGGATCAAGGGGTTCTGATAGTAGAGAGCTGCAAAAGATTACACATGACCCCAATTTTGCACTTTCGGTGACAGATTTTGCAGATCTCCCCAATGTTCAAGAGCAGCTTTTCTCCAGCATTAGCACTGTTGTCGTAGAGGCTACGACTCTCTCTCCAACACTGATAG TTGGGCCTGCAGCACAAAGGGGAAATGTTGTGTTCCTGCTGGATGGGTCAGATGGCACCCGCAGTGGGTTCTCTGCAATGAAGGACTTTGTTGTAAGGCTAGTGGAAAAGTTGAATGTGGCAGAGGACAAAGACCGTGTTGCTGTAATCCAGTACAGCAGAGATGCCAAAACTATGGGATGGGTAACATTTCTCAAGACTGGTTGGGAAGAGGGGCAGAGATCTGATAGTGATTATATTCACAGTTTTTGA